The proteins below are encoded in one region of Sulfolobus sp. A20:
- a CDS encoding inositol-3-phosphate synthase: MIRVAIAGLGNCASMLIQGIEYYKLRGEEYYEGLITPKIGNYRVTDIEVVAAFDVSKNKIGKDLSEAVFQPPNIVPKIVDMKKTGVKVSPGPVLDGVASHMISVFNPSYSGSVEGVVEELKNSRAEILVNLLPVGSENATKTYANIALMANTAFINAIPVFIASDPSGEFPKRFTEKNLPLAGDDIKSQLGATIFHRAITSLFRLRGVKVEETYQLNVGGNSDFLNMKTEERLISKRISKTEAVTSTLDYGYEMKSEGKIRIGPSDYIPFLGNTKVAYIYVKGSGFAGMPIKVEASLEVDDKANCAAVLIDVIRAVKVALDRKIGGPLEKVSAFYFKHPPIQAKDDDEAYRWLKEFLEM, translated from the coding sequence ATGATAAGAGTAGCTATTGCAGGCTTAGGCAATTGCGCATCTATGTTAATTCAAGGAATCGAATATTATAAATTAAGGGGAGAAGAATACTACGAAGGGCTAATTACACCTAAGATCGGTAATTATAGAGTTACGGATATTGAAGTTGTTGCAGCATTTGACGTATCTAAAAACAAAATAGGTAAAGATCTTTCTGAAGCTGTTTTTCAACCTCCCAATATAGTACCTAAAATAGTAGATATGAAGAAAACGGGAGTAAAAGTTTCTCCTGGACCAGTACTAGATGGTGTAGCTAGTCATATGATCAGTGTATTTAACCCCTCTTATAGTGGCAGTGTTGAAGGAGTTGTGGAAGAGTTAAAGAATAGTAGGGCTGAGATTCTAGTAAACTTATTGCCAGTGGGTAGTGAAAACGCGACTAAGACTTATGCTAATATAGCTTTAATGGCTAATACTGCATTTATTAATGCTATCCCAGTCTTTATAGCTAGTGATCCATCCGGCGAATTCCCTAAACGTTTTACTGAGAAAAACCTACCTTTAGCTGGGGATGATATTAAGAGCCAATTAGGTGCAACAATATTTCACAGAGCAATTACCTCTCTCTTTAGACTGAGAGGGGTAAAGGTAGAAGAGACTTACCAACTTAACGTAGGAGGAAATAGTGACTTTCTTAACATGAAAACTGAGGAAAGGTTAATCTCTAAGAGAATAAGTAAAACTGAAGCAGTAACTAGCACATTAGATTATGGTTATGAAATGAAGAGTGAGGGAAAAATTAGGATAGGACCTAGTGATTATATACCATTTTTAGGGAATACTAAGGTTGCTTACATTTATGTTAAAGGGAGCGGATTTGCCGGAATGCCAATAAAAGTTGAGGCATCATTAGAAGTTGATGATAAGGCTAACTGTGCTGCCGTATTAATTGATGTAATAAGAGCAGTAAAGGTAGCACTGGATAGAAAAATAGGTGGGCCTCTTGAAAAAGTCTCAGCATTTTACTTTAAACATCCGCCAATTCAGGCTAAGGATGACGATGAAGCCTATAGATGGCTTAAAGAGTTTCTTGAAATGTGA
- a CDS encoding acylphosphatase, producing MLKRVHIRVYGYVQGVGFRRFVQIHAHRLGIKGYARNLDDGTVEVVAEGHEEALKKLIEYVKKGPPLAEVSNVEYLFEEYKGEFHDFETY from the coding sequence ATGTTGAAACGCGTGCACATACGCGTATATGGTTATGTTCAAGGAGTAGGGTTTAGAAGATTCGTCCAAATTCACGCTCATAGGTTAGGAATTAAAGGATATGCTAGAAATTTAGATGACGGTACAGTAGAGGTTGTAGCAGAAGGTCACGAAGAGGCATTAAAGAAGCTTATAGAATATGTTAAGAAGGGCCCACCATTAGCAGAAGTCAGTAATGTAGAGTATTTATTTGAGGAATATAAGGGTGAATTTCACGATTTCGAAACATACTAA